A portion of the Chiloscyllium punctatum isolate Juve2018m chromosome 5, sChiPun1.3, whole genome shotgun sequence genome contains these proteins:
- the epdr1 gene encoding mammalian ependymin-related protein 1 — translation MERVGLVVARFVLLLCCLTLAHGLPRVDVQPEPCQAPEQWEGRAVVYDHITGRNNRVLLSYDGKNQRVRVLEERKGHIPCKKFYEYIYLFKTPVLFKIEQVTKQCSKLPLSQLWDPYDIPENSTYEDEYSIGGPGDQIKVQEWSDRKPARKFERWIGIYTVKDCYPVQETYTKSYNVTTSTRFFDLQLGISDPSVFTPPSTCQAASLEEMSNDCSL, via the exons ATGGAGCGCGTAGGTTTGGTCGTGGCGCGCTTTGTGCTGCTGCTCTGCTGCCTCACCCTGGCGCACGGCCTCCCCCGAGTCGACGTGCAACCCGAGCCGTGCCAGGCCCCGGAGCAATGGGAAGGCAGGGCCGTTGTGTACGACCATATCACGGGCAGGAATAATCGGGTACTTCTTTCATACGATGGCAAAAACCAGCGCGTCCGGGTCTTGGAGGAAAGGAAAGGTCACATTCCCTGCAAAAA ATTTTATGAATACATTTATCTGTTTAAAACTCCAGTCCTTTTCAAGATTGAGCAAGTGACAAAACAGTGCTCCAAACTACCCCTCTCTCAGCTGTGGGATCCATATGATATCCCTGAGAACTCCACTTACGAAGATGAATACAGTATTGGTGGACCAGGAGACCAGATTAAGGTTCAAGAATGGTCAGACAGAAAACCTGCTCGTAAAT TTGAAAGATGGATTGGAATATACACCGTTAAGGATTGCTATCCAGTGCAAGAGACATACACCAAGAGCTACAATGTAACAACATCTACTCGCTTTTTTGATCTGCAGCTAGGGATCAGTGACCCATCTGTCTTCACCCCACCAAGCACCTGCCAAGCAGCCAGCCTGGAAGAGATGAGCAATGACTGTTCATTATAG